The window ctctgtgggaccagtaaggcttcctctgtgggaccagtaaggcttcctctgtgggaccagtaaggcttcctctgtgggaccagtaaggcttcctctgtgggaccagtaaggcttcctctgtgggaccagtaaggagtcctctgtgggaccagtaaggcttcctctgtgggaccagtaaggagtcctctgtgggaccagtaaggcttcctctgtgggaccagtaaggcttcctctgtgggaccagtaaggcttcctctgtgggaccagtaaggagtcctctgtgggaccagtaagggctccttcttcttctatgaACATTAATGTGTGATGTTTCTGATCATACATCTTGCTGATGAATATGAATACACGATGAAGAAGAGGGCCTGAGAACACCGGGATGAACCCTGTGCTGACAGAGACAGGACACACAGACGAGCACAGAGCACACggagcagacacacagcagcagcttcagacaTTTATTCAGAACACTTTAAACAACCTTTGTACAAAAACAGACCCGAAGCAGAACGAGATGTCCAAAcaagaaaaactgtaaaaaagaaaacctcaaaAGTGGAATCAGTCGAAGTCTAACGACAATCAAAGTCACCCCTTAAAACCAGCGCAGCCATGTTTAGTgaaccactgtgtgtgtgtgtgtgtgtgtgtgtgtgtgtgtgtgtgtgtgtgtgtgtgtgtgtgtgtgtgtgtgtgtgtgtgtgtgtgtgtgtgtgtgtgtgtgtgtgtgtgtgtgtgagataaagcacaacatacacacacacacacacacacacacacacacacacacacacccttaaaAAGGTAGAGGCAGCAGGGGACTTCCACAGTCCCTGCTGTCAGACATGCAGACAGAGGGCCATGTGTTTGAGTCTAACCTCAGAGCTGATTGGACGGGTACCTGATTAAAGCAAGAAGAGTAACGTTAAATAATGAGACGTTTTCGATCTTTAATTTCTACATTTAGCATCTACTGTTGAACTAAAACACAACTGCAATTTCATATATGTATCTCCTGTCCTTAGGGGAGGGTCTAAAGCTGAAAACccacatttatttgatataaacTGCACATATTTCTTGTACTTGTTGATTTAATAATAGTTGTTCGATGTGTTCTGTACCGCTACACACCAGAGGTCAGTCCTGGTTCGTGTGGAGTCACTCGGCAATGATCTGACTCACTGAGTGTTTGGTTTGTAGGAGAACACGCTGTCATGCAGTCAGATCCAGATCATACATGAAGGGTGACGGAAACTGGAGACACACGGAGCCAAACTGTGCAAGGATTTATGATTTTGCAACATTTCTCCACAATGTGCCTCTTCGTGATGAACAGCGGAAGTTTCCCCTGCAgagcgcagacacacacatcgtGTGAGACATTCAAAGCAGAACACAGAGACATTCAAAGCCACAAACAGTGAAACGCTTGCAGAGCAGAACCCTCAGAGTCTTTTTTCTGCTTCATAGTCTGCACAACCAAGACAAAGTCCTGCCTTGAGCTCGTTCCAGTTTCAGCCGCAAGGTGTTAAAGCATCGATGGTTAAATCTGAGAAAGGAAGTGAGAGCCTGTTCAGCGTCCCATCAGCGGTAAACTCATCGCTACCAGCTCGAACACTCGGGGGGCTTTTCTTGATATATGAAACCCAGATATTTACAGAAACCGACTACAGCCGAGGAGCATGAAGGCTTCACACGACCCTTAAAAGCACCTCTGCTTTAGTTTGAGCAGCAGACTGAGATCAGGTCTGAATCAAGGCTCCTGACGGTAGCTTCCAGCTGAAAATGATTTAAGAGTTGCACTAAAGAGCAACTCTACTTTTGAGAAGGGTTCAAAATGTGCGTCCATCCTCTCAGACCGTGCTGGTGCAGGGAAGCTAAGCTACAGCTAACGCTAGTGTTGAATTAGCATGATGTAGATGAGGGTAGCGCTCCCAGTCGATGAGAAAACAGAGGAGCCAGGAAAACATTCCCTCACCCTAACCCTGGAACACATGgtgtacaaaatataattattaattacaAATCTGAGTTGAATTCTGCGAAAACTCTCTGGAGGTTCCTCTCTTTCAGCACTTTTTTATTACAGGGGTTTAATGGAAGTACGAGGGACCCGTTTAACAGATTTGCCCctcagtgtttttcttctgaataaCGTAGCTCAAATATAAAACCATcattttctgggtttttttgttgaaaataactAAACCTTTATTCTGTCTGTGAACCCTGTGTTATTGTGAGGATATcagcaaaagcaaaacaaacatctccACGGTGGTGGACCCCGTTTCAGTCCCATTGAAATGCATCCTTTCGTTTGTCAGTGTGTAGCAGAGGATCCtgctttattctgaaaatatccCTCAAAGGAGCAGAGGGTAACCCTAGTGATATTCTGCAGACCTAACCCTGTTTTAAACCGGGACTTTCTGGCGTATTTTTAGGATAAGTAAAGTGAAAGTACCGAGTGGGCCTGAAATGTGACCTCTAGGAGAGCCATGTGACCTCTAGGAGTGCGGAAGCTCTGTTTAGCGACGGAGGAGATCATCTGTTTAGCGTGGTGGTGCATTCAGGGGCGTGCGTGTTTTCTCCTTTGCTCTCGGACAGTACCTCGTGCTCCAGCGTGTTAAAGTGAACCCCGGAGGTGCTCTTGTTGCCGTCACCCCGCCGGCACAGGAAGCATAGGATCTCCTTGAAGGTCCGCCTCATGTCCTTGTCCCTGAAGGAGTAGATGATGGGGTTGACGAAGGAGTTGCACTCGGCCAGAACCAGGCAGTACTTCTCGTAGCGCAGAACTTGACACTTGTCGCAGCCGAGCCCGTCCAGCAACAGAACCACCAGGCCCGGAGTCCAGCAGACCACGAAGCAGCCTGCAGGAGACACCAAGTTTggatttgctttattttaggTTTCTGTTTTGTGAGAATAAAGGACattattattcctttatttctttcatttctgtatgtttttcttggttattgctttataaaatatatgtattgaatgtaaataaaatgtaaaactgctatttttcacaataaaagatcaaaaaaaggacacaggaaacacagaatCACAGGAAGACGCTTTATACAGGGACACAGCTGCGTGAGGACGGACCATACAATACGGTCGGTGCCATGCGGTTAGGTTACAtacagtacggtcgggttacgtacagtacggtcgggttacgtacagtacggtcgggttacgtacagTACGGTCGGGTTGCAtacagtacggtcgggttacgtacagtacggtcgggttacgtaaagtacggtcgggttacgtacagtacggtcgggttacgtacagTACGGTCGGGTTGCATACAGTACCGTCGGGTTACGTAAAGTACGGTCTGGTTGCAtacagtacggtcgggttacaTACAGTACCGTCGGGTTACGtaaagtacggtcgggttacatacagtacggtcgggttacaTACAGTACGGTCGGGTTGCAtacagtacggtcgggttacgtaaagtacggtcgggttacgtacagtacggtcgggttacgtacagtacggtcgggttacgtacagTACGGTCTGGTTGCAtacagtacggtcgggttacgtacagTACGGTCTGGTTGCGtaaagtacggtcgggttacgtaaagtacggtcgggttacgtaaagtacggtcgggttacgtacagTACGGTCGGGTTGCATACAGTACGGTCTGGTTGCGtaaagtacggtcgggttacgtacagTACGGTCGGGTTGCATACAGTACGGTCGGGTTGCAtacagtacggtcgggttacgtacagtacggtcgggttacgtacagtacggtcgggttacgtaaagtacggtcgggttacgtaaagtacggtcgggttacgtacgGTACGGTCGGGTTGCAtacagtacggtcgggttacgtaaagtacggtcgggttacgtacagTACGGTCGGGTTGCAtacagtacggtcgggttacgtacagTACGGTCTGGTTGCGtaaagtacggtcgggttacgtacggtacggtcgggttacgtaaagtacggtcgggttacgtaaagtacggtcgggttacgtacagtacggtcgggttacgtaaagtacggtcgggttacgtacagTACGGTCGGGTTGCAtacagtacggtcgggttacgtacagTACGGTCTGGTTGCGtaaagtacggtcgggttacgtaaagtacggtcgggttacgtacggtacggtcgggttacgtacggtacggtcgggttacgtaaagtacggtcgggttacgtaaagtacggtcgggttacgtacgGTACGGTCTGGTTACGTAcggtacggtcgggttacgtacggtacggtcgggttacgtaaagtacggtcgggttacgtaaagtacggtcgggttacgtaaagtacggtcgggttacgtacgGTACGGTCTGGTTACGTAcggtacggtcgggttacgtacggtacggtcgggttacgtaaagtacggtcgggttacgtaaagtacggtcgggttacgtaaagtacggtcgggttacgtacggtacggtcgggttacatacggtacggtcgggttacgtacagtacggtcgggttacatacggtacggtcgggttacgtacagtacggtcgggttacatacggtacggtcgggttacatacagtacggtcgggttacgtacggtacggtcgggttacgtacagTACGGCCGGGTTACGTAcggtacggtcgggttacgtacggtacggtcgggttacgtaaagtacggtcgggttacgtacggtacggtcgggttacgtaaagtacggtcgggttacgtaaagtacggtcgggttacgtaaagtacggtcgggttacgtacggtacggtcgggttacgtacggtacggtcgggttacgtacagtacggtcgggttacgtacggtacggtcgggttacatacggtacggtcgggttacgtacagtacggtcgggttacgtacagTACGGTCTGGTTACATAcggtacggtcgggttacgtaaagtacggtcgggttacgtacagtacggtcgggttacgtacggtacggtcgggttacgtaaagtacggtcgggttacgtaaagtacggtcgggttacgtaaagtacggtcgggttacgtacggtacggtcgggttacgtacggtacggtcgggttacatacggtacggtcgggttacgtacagtacggtcgggttacgtacagTACGGTCTGGTTGCATACAGTACGGTCTGGTTGCAtacagtacggtcgggttacgtaaagtacggtcgggttacgtacagTACGGTCTGGTTGCAtacagtacggtcgggttacgtacagTACGGTCGGGTTGCAtacagtacggtcgggttacgtaaagtacggtcgggttacgtaaagTACGGTCGGGTTGCAtacagtacggtcgggttacgtaaagtacggtcgggttacgtacagTACGGTCGGGTTGCATACAGTACGGTCTGGTTGCATACAGTACGGTCGGGTTGCATAcggtacggtcgggttacgtacagTACGGTCTGGTTACGTACAGTACGGTCTGGTTACGtacagtacggtcgggttacgtacagTACGGTCTGGTTACGtaaagtacggtcgggttacgtacagtacggtcgggttacgtaaagtacggtcgggttacgtacagtacggtcgggttacgtaaagtacggtcgggttacgtacagtacggtcgggttacgtacggtacggtcgggttacgtaaagtacggtcgggttacgtacagtacggtcgggttacgtacgGTACGGTATGATACGTTATAGTACGCTAAGATGAGTCTGGAGAGGGAACAGCAGGGGAAGGTAGGACATGATTAAATACGGTTAAGATGCAAAATGATACGGGTCGGAACCGTGCGTATGGTCAGAGGCTGGACCGTactctcggggggggggggggtcctcaGCGCTGAGTGTGTGAAGTGGGATGTAACTCAATGTAAATGTGgtttaaatagaataaagaaGGTGTGAACactggaggacagagaggaggaaacagagtTTAAAGAATGTGATGGGGGGAGGAATGTACATTCCtctgcacgcacacgcacacacacacacacacacacacacacacacacacacacacacacacacacacacacacacacacacacacacacacacacacacacacacacacacacacacacacacacacacacacacacacacacacacagtgtgaaTGATCAGGTTTCATTATCATAACACTTGATTAGGCAGCTCAGGAATTCAtcatctgtacacacactccactctgacatacacacactctgacacatGTTCAGGAAATGTGTACGGAGACtatgaggaaacacacacacacacacaaaggaggaGCTGCTTTGTGTTCCACTCTCTCAGGCATGCAGCGCCTGTCAGGACACGCTCAGGGTTTTCTCGTCCTCTCACGTGCCtgagaaacattttacaactttcaGGAATTCAATCCAAAGTTcagaaaaccagaggggggggcAGGAAACCATcacagggagtgtgtgtgtgtgtgtgtgtgtgtgtgtgtgtgtgtgtgtgtgtgtgagtgtgagtgtgagtgtgtgtgtgtgtgtgtgtgtgtgtgtgtgtgtgtgtgtgtgtgcagcatgtgCAGCGTGTGCAGACAGGCAGAGGAGCTGCTCCTGCAGGTCTGACACATGAATATACGCAGTGATGGAGTACTCAGATACTGGACTCGGGGAAGAATAAACCAAAGCTTCTACaggtttgaaaataaaacagtacaaacagaaacatttagtAAgagtattaaaaatgtaattaaaaaggaATGACATTTTTATAGACGCTCGTTGATCGACGAACTAATTTATTCAAaaagattatatttaaaaaaacaaaaaggcttaGAATAAAAGGAGTATCGTTTgtataaaatactaaataaaacaacacaaattataataaaagtgtgtttgtgtgtgtgtgtgtgtgtgtgtgtgtgtgcgtccctCACCCAGGATCATGGACACAGTCTTCATCAGGTTGAACACGGTCTCGCGGTGCCTCATCTGGGACGTGTGCTGGGACATCTGCTGGCTCTTGTGCCGGACGTACAGGAAGATGCGGGTGTAGACGGCCACCATGACGGAGAAGGTGAGCAGGTTCAGCAGCGCCCAGAACACCAGGTAACTGCGGCTGTACATGGGCGCCATGGTGGAGCAGTTGGGCAGGTCGCACAGGCAGTGCCAGCCCATGGTGGGGACCAGGCCCATGACGATGGCCAGCAGCCAGATGAAGACAATGATGATGAAGACGCGCCTGGTGCTCATCTTGCTGTGCAGCTGCATGTTGAAGATGGTCTGGTGCCGCTCCACCGCCACGGCCAAAAGGTTCAGGACGGAGGCCGTGAGGCTGGTGTCGATGAGGCCCTGCCGCACGAACCAGCGGTACTTAGTGAGCTTGATGGTCCACGGGCCGGTGTGGAACATCAAGTGCAGGTAGGACAcacctggagagagagagggacgtTCAGGGACCCCAGTAAAGCACTATGAtgtttaatgaataataaatacataaaatattttagattaaatacaatatatatatattttaaactgaatgaaaataaaacagaaccaTATTTCCCACTGAACTGAAAGTACTCAGACCTGCGCTGAAGGGCAAACCGTGTATAATGAATGAAGATAAactgatacaaataaatagtgtAATTATAATagatagaaaaaaacatacGCTATAAagtagaatacaaataaaatgagagCTCATGAACGTCAGAGGGACATGTGAAAGGTTCTCACACTGGGCCCTAATGTGTGTTGATCATGGAGCTGCTGTGACTCAGACTCCCTCTGACACAGTGTTGTCCTCCAGGTCTAACTACTCAAAGAAACAGACGGGATTTAAACGTCTCATTCAGTTTCTACCGCAGAAACAAAGGATTCTGGGAGGAATATCATATGGAAATATTAACGGAAGTATGATGCATTAGTCTGGGGAAAAGGATTTAGAACTTTAACTTGATGCCGTTTGAAACACTGGAGGAGTTTCAAACGGCATCAAGTTAAAGTTCTAAATGTGAACATGCGTCACTGCAGAGTCtccagaaacaaacaaagaaacactttGAAGACATTTGGTACCCAGATGTGACCCCACATGATgcagactctgtgtgtgtgtgtgtgtgtgtgtgtgtgtgtgtgtgtgtgtgttatggacAGTCAGCAAAGACAGGCTTAACTCAGTGCACGCAGAGACTCAAAAACATCCAGTTTGAATGGATAGAAATCCGTTCAAAATAAAGGTCCCCTCTGAACATGATAGAGAGTGCACTCattaattaaactcaaagtagGAGCTCTCTTCAACCTTCTGAAATAAGTATGAAAGTTTGGAATATCTAAGAGTTTAATCAATTCAATTAAGGACTATTTTAGGGCTTGTCTAATGTAGTTTAACACttataattcattcatttaaattaaagagcatacaatataaaatcatacaaaattaaataagaaaacatttgataaaatggaatcaaataaattagaaaacaaaatacaaaacaataaagtataaataaaacaaaggaatgaAAAGGGAATAACACTTCATAACATAAATCTAGATAGACATAAAGCCTTATTTGAAGTGTAAATCAACACCCAGGTGAGAGTACCTGAGAAGAGGTCGGCCACGGCCAGGTTCCCCAGCAGGTAGTAAATGGGGAAGTGGAAGCGGCGGTTCTTCAGGATGGCGCCCATCACCAGCAGGTTGGAGAAGATCACGATGAAACACACCGTCATGCCCAGCGTCACAATCACGTAGTCACGGCCACGCCAATGGATGCTGATGTTCTTCCCGCTCTCCTCGTAGAAGAACTTCACGGTGCGGTTGTAGTAGCAGCCGGCGGTGTCCTCCTTGTCCGTATCCATGGTTACTGCGAGGGGGGGGCAGGAAGTAGAGCGAAGCGGAGTCAGAGGAGCCCACTGCAGGGGGGGCGGGATCAGGGGGCCATCAGAGGGGGGGTCAACCTGCAGGGGGACAACAAGATTCAGATACTTAGATATCAatatagagaggtgcaggaatgagtcctcaaccctgacatgagtcagcattatgagtcctgaaccctgacatgagtcagcattatgagtcctgaaccctgacatgagtcagcattatgagtcctgaaccctgacatgagtcagcattatgagtcctgaaccccggcatgagtcagcattatgagtcctgaaccccggcatgagtcagcattatgagtcctgaaccccggcatgagtcagcattatgagtcctcaacCCCGggatgagtcagcattatgagtcctgagCCCTGACAtcagtcagcattatgagtcctgaaccctgacatgagtcagcattatgagtcctgaaccctgacatcagtcagcattatgagtcctgaaccctgacatgagtcagcattatgagtcctgaaccctgacatgagtcagcattatgagtcctgaacctgacatgagtcagcattatgagtcctgaaccctgacatgagtcagcattatgagtcctgaaccctgacatgagtcagcattatgagtcctgaaccctgacatgagtcagcattatgagtcctgaaccctgacatgagtcagcattatgagtcctgaaccctgacatgagtcagcatttcctCACTTCCTGGTCTGCAGGTCAATGGTAGCAGCTGCAGTTTTTACTCTCCAGTGTGATATTTGCTGACGTATCTTAAGAGGTGAAATGTCCCGGCTCGTTAACgccagaccttatttcaggaacATGACCACAGGCAACACGTTACTACACACAGGACATGTCTCATAGCACATCACAATCACACAGGGGAAGCTAACAGGAACATGCACAATcattacatacaacacacacgCCATGAGCACCAGAGTGTGTTTGACAGTGGCAGCTTAATGTATAACGAAGAGAAGAGGCTGAACAGACCAATCTGTGAACCCAGCTGGACTGGGACTGGGACTGGTCACTATCAAAGGGTCTCCAAGCGTCCTACAGCTTATCCACAATTGAACCTGCATTTTATTTACCTTGTGAAGAGATGAAACCATAAGGCTGAGTCATGTTAGGGGTGGAGGACTTAAGAACAGACCAGGCAGTGAGGGAATGCGGAGgcaggtttaggactcattcctgcagtaTTTATTGTGCAATATGTCGACTAACAGTTTTTGGAGTTTAGTCATTTATCGAGCGTTTTAAAGTGAAAGGCTTCCAGAAACATCTCTGGTTCTCGAGACTCTACGGTGCTTTGAGAGGGAGCTTCACACATTTGTTAATGAAATGAGTTTCAGGCAAAGAATTTCCCTACAGTCAACCCCATCCCACAGATATTCACTtcaataaaacagagaagaTTAGAGACGTCTCTCTTCCCTTTatggtttcatatttgtatagaTAAAGTACCCTTTAtctatacaaatatgaaaccatAAAGTACGCGAATAAAAGATGAGCAGGATGTTTTAATGGAGACACAGAAACCTTCCTCATGAAgctgacatttcagaggttgaaGAACCAGAATATGTagattagcatgttagcattattAGCATCATAAGCATGATAGCatcattagcatgttagcatcaggAACATCTTGACTGAAGCAGCTCAGGGTCCCGACATGATAAAATcctcatatttacagtaaaccACACACTCCAATTCCTGCTAACGCTCAACaatggagacagagacacacctCACAATTACACAATCAGATATGTAACTcaatctccacacacacacacacacacacacacacacacacacacacacacacacacacacacacacacacacacacacacacacacacacacacacacacacacacacacacacacacacacacacacacacacacacacacacacacacacacacacacacacacacacacacacacacacacacacacacacaccaaatcataaacagaaaaatgtgagAGACTCTGAAGCGACACGGAGACAACGGCAGGAAGAGTTTGACTgaaggtgtgagtgtgtgtgtgtgtgtgtgtgtgtgtgtgtgtgtgtgtatgtgtatgtgtgtgcgtgtgtgcgtgtgtgcgtgagtatgtgtgtgcgtgcgtgcgtgtgtgcgtgtgtatatgtgtgtgtgcgtgtgtgcgtgcgtgcgtgtgtgtagaGAGGAAGTGAGAACATTTTCTCCCATTTCCTTTAAAGGCCCCGTCGAGGCACGAGCTGTCAGTCCTCCCTGagctccagctgtctctctgttGGCTTTATTACAGTGATGATTCCTCAGGACACACACTGTCCGTCCTCCCCTGTCCTCAGACTGGTTTCCAGTCCCTCCCTGCTCCGGTGACTCTGCTCTGTTTTCTAGATCACCTCGACTGATTTCACAAAGCTCTGTCCACAGGTTCTGGAGAGTCAGAAACCGGACGGAGAAAACCGAGACTGAAACACGTCCTCGAGTGAAGTCCCCCAAGTCAAGAGAAAGGTGGTAAAGGGTCCTGatttactgggacatgtctccatgctttagtgtctctattgggacatgtctccatgctttagtgtctctactgggacatgtctccatgctttagtgtctctactgggacatgtctccatgctctgtgtctctattGGGACATGTatccatgctttagtgtctctactgggacatgtctccatgctttagtgtctctactgggacatgtctccatgctctgtgtctctactgggacatgtatccatgctttagtgtctctactgggacatgtctccatgctctgtgtctctattGGGACATGTatccatgctttagtgtctctactgggacatgtatccatgctttagtgtctctactgggacatgtctccatgctctgtgtctctattgggacatgtctccatgctctgtgtctctattgggacatgtctccatgctctgtgtctctactgggacatgtctcagactgcctgtgctgcagctcctcttttccccctctgtctgaaaccagagcccagtctgctctgattggtctgatctgttgtgattggtcaacctcttagagatgtcccgccccctagcctatcaggtacagtgtgttggagcgaGCCAATAGGAGCTAGTACTTTTGAGTTAAAACTACATGAGCTGCTTATAGGATAACTGTTGTcacattgcattgtgggtaatgtatgCAACGTGTAATAATCAGGAAGAAGGAGAGATCACATGACACAAAGATATGATCCATTAGGGCCGTGTTAGAACATGTATTCCACTTCCACCGCGGACAGATGATTTTTAGAGAATTGAAATACTTTGGCATGTTTTGCTTACTGGTTTATTCCACTGGACAATACACATCCCATAATCATAGAAACTCTGCTTAAACCTCTTAAAATAAAGAGCACTGGATTGGCTTTACATTTGGGGTTCATTCAGTCAGGATTTCGGTTTTTTGTGGTTGTAATTAAAGTACCATAGACCATAAAACGTGAAGAAGGACCCAGGAAGCACTATGTCCTCCTGCAGAAATAAAGAAGGCAGACGAGGAAGTGAAAGGACTGTAGTTTTCCATTCTCACGATTAACCTGATCATGGAAATTCCCCACCATCAGCTCAGACTGATTTACTGTCCCATTACTGAGGAACCACAGCCTGCAGACTGGTGATGATAAAGCCGGAGAGACTGATGGTCCCCCGTGTAGAAGTTTTCGATACCTCttaatacatgcatgtgtgtatgtacaagGAATACACAATGCATAGGCAAGGGGTGGCTTTATTTATGACCACAGCATGAACAGTGAACATGTATGTTGCATGCCGACTAACAACTGAATGCCTATTACATTAACACGTCACCGGGTGGCGCACCAGCTACGGTGGCCTGCAAAGGAGAAACT of the Eleginops maclovinus isolate JMC-PN-2008 ecotype Puerto Natales chromosome 4, JC_Emac_rtc_rv5, whole genome shotgun sequence genome contains:
- the lpar2b gene encoding lysophosphatidic acid receptor 2b, which translates into the protein MDTDKEDTAGCYYNRTVKFFYEESGKNISIHWRGRDYVIVTLGMTVCFIVIFSNLLVMGAILKNRRFHFPIYYLLGNLAVADLFSGVSYLHLMFHTGPWTIKLTKYRWFVRQGLIDTSLTASVLNLLAVAVERHQTIFNMQLHSKMSTRRVFIIIVFIWLLAIVMGLVPTMGWHCLCDLPNCSTMAPMYSRSYLVFWALLNLLTFSVMVAVYTRIFLYVRHKSQQMSQHTSQMRHRETVFNLMKTVSMILGCFVVCWTPGLVVLLLDGLGCDKCQVLRYEKYCLVLAECNSFVNPIIYSFRDKDMRRTFKEILCFLCRRGDGNKSTSGVHFNTLEHENYKSRTADPLPSSSNGTPLIHRQQGAPPPSET